One Gossypium hirsutum isolate 1008001.06 chromosome A11, Gossypium_hirsutum_v2.1, whole genome shotgun sequence genomic window carries:
- the LOC121210117 gene encoding disease resistance protein RGA2-like, protein MAEAIAFNIAAELIIKLTSPALSQVGLWWNLKHDLDDLKSIVSTIKAVLLDAEEKSVTDNLIKVWLEELKDVLYDADHLLDDFSTEALRKDLLGGNKMTKEVRLFFSSSNQFAYGLKMAQKIKAIKARLASIEREANTFCFIPRDRPAETSFMTKKRQETHSFEREDEIIGRDNDKAALLKLMLEFESEENVYIIPIVGFGGLGKTALVLLVYNDEMVKSHFELTMFVCVSNVFDVKLIVANIIKSVTNQAPDQNLEMDQLQKQLRDKIDGKKYLLILDDIWNEDPEQWSRLKKLLMGGNNGSRIIVTTRSLKVAKITNKCESHVLKLKGLSDDDAWSLFKKIAFEHLCGSRETNFEKVWWGSLSHKDNS, encoded by the coding sequence ATGGCCGAAGCAATTGCTTTCAACATCGCCGCAGAGCTCATTATTAAGTTGACCTCTCCTGCTCTCTCTCAAGTTGGACTCTGGTGGAATCTCAAACATGACCTTGACGACCTCAAAAGCATCGTCTCCACAATCAAAGCTGTGCTTCTTGACGCAGAAGAGAAATCGGTGACCGACAATCTCATCAAAGTTTGGCTTGAAGAGCTGAAAGATGTACTTTATGATGCCGACCACTTGCTCGATGATTTCTCTACTGAAGCTTTGCGGAAAGATCTATTGGGTGGGAACAAGATGACGAAAGAGGTACGCCttttcttttcaagctcaaaCCAGTTTGCTTACGGTCTCAAAATGGCTCAAAAAATTAAGGCCATTAAAGCGAGATTAGCTTCAATTGAAAGGGAGGCCAACACTTTTTGCTTCATTCCGCGTGATCGTCCCGCGGAAACCTCTTTCATGACTAAAAAGAGGCAGGAAACACATTCTTTTGAGCGTGAAGATGAAATAATAGGGAGGGATAACGATAAAGCAGCTCTTCTAAAACTCATGTTAGAGTTTGAAAGTGAAGAGAATGTTTATATCATTCCAATTGTGGGGTTTGGGGGCTTAGGGAAGACTGCTTTGGTCCTACTTGTCTATAACGATGAAATGGTAAAAAGTCATTTTGAGTTGACGATGTTTGTGTGTGTTTCAAATGTTTTTGATGTGAAACTTATTGTAGCAAACATTATCAAATCTGTGACTAATCAAGCACCTGATCAAAATCTTGAAATGGATCAATTGCAAAAACAACTTCGGGATAAAATTGATGGGAAAAAATATTTGCTTATTTTGGATGACATTTGGAATGAAGACCCAGAACAGTGGTCTAGGCTAAAGAAGTTATTGATGGGTGGGAATAATGGGAGTAGGATAATAGTAACTACTCGATCTCTAAAAGTAGCGAAGATTACCAATAAATGTGAATCCCATGTCTTGAAACTAAAAGGCTTGTCTGATGATGATGCTTGGTCTTTGTTCAAAAAGATAGCATTTGAGCACCTTTGTGGAAGTAGggaaacaaattttgaaaaggtGTGGTGGGGTTCCCTTAGTCATAAAGACAATAGCTAG
- the LOC107935763 gene encoding putative disease resistance protein RGA4 — protein MFVVNKDGSNGGADLSELSGLNNLRGELRIRNLGFVQNAEEKFKAANLKEKQHLRYLILEWGLYSNDDDKSLEDLQPHPNLKELRIVGWSGDAKFPSWLSLLTNLVEIRIWWGNFKHLPSFAQLPCLKHLYIYDCAELEYMDDNSPKESQGNTEPFFSSLKVPFLSHCPNMQSWWRTTEAIGDDSNEDSTTVTGTSAMIFPCLSYLEIENCPLTSMPLYPSLDQKLKLVNTSSRPLKQTMKMNMNAKTPSSSTSSLPLSKLRYFHVYNIEGLDTHTLDGCLQHLINLQGLSLINFPNLTSLPDEMRCLTNLQRLNIYRVPQLEERCEKEIGADWYKIAHIPSVTHWPGYLF, from the exons ATGTTTGTAGTGAATAAAGATGGTTCCAATGGCGGTGCAGATCTAAGTGAATTGAGTGGGCTTAACAACTTAAGGGGAGAGCTAAGAATAAGAAATTTGGGCTTCGTACAAAATGCAGAAGAGAAGTTTAAGGCTGCTAATTTGAAAGAGAAGCAACATTTGAGATATTTGATTTTAGAATGGGGCCTTTATAGCAATGATGATGACAAGTCACTAGAAGACCTCCAACCCCATCCTAATCTCAAGGAGCTCCGTATTGTAGGATGGAGTGGTGATGCCAAGTTTCCTAGTTGGCTTTCTTTGCTCACAAATCTAGTCGAGATTAGAATATGGTGGGGTAATTTCAAGCATCTCCCTTCCTTTGCTCAATTGCCTTGTCTTAAACATCTGTATATTTATGATTGTGCTGAGCTGGAGTATATGGATGATAATAGCCCAAAAGAAAGTCAAGGAAACACAGAACCATTCTTCTCGTCGCTTAAGGTTCCCTTTCTCTCGCACTGCCCCAATATGCAGAGTTGGTGGAGGACAACAGAAGCAATTGGTGACGATTCCAACGAGGACAGCACAACAGTTACAGGAACATCAGCCATGATATTTCCTTGTCTTTCCTATTTAGAAATTGAAAATTGCCCTTTGACTTCAATGCCGTTGTATCCTTCACTCGATCAAAAGCTAAAGTTGGTGAATACCAGTTCAAGGCCGTTAAAGCAGACCATGAAGATGAACATGAATGCTAAGACCCCTTCAAGTTCAACCTCTTCTCTTCCTCTCTCCAAATTGAGATATTTCCATGTATACAACATTGAGGGATTGGATACTCACACGCTAGATGGGTGCCTGCAACATCTAATAAATCTGCAAGGTCTTTCTCTTATTAATTTTCCCAATTTAACATCACTTCCGGATGAGATGCGTTGCCTAACCAATTTGCAACGGTTAAATATATATAGAGTTCCTCAGTTGGAGGAAAGGTGTGAGAAGGAAATTGGTGCCGATTGGTATAAGATTGCTCACATCCCTTCTG TAACACATTGGCCTGGATATTTATTCTGA
- the LOC107935772 gene encoding putative disease resistance protein RGA3, with the protein MAEAIAFDIAAELIIKLSSRVLSQIWLWWNLKDDLDDLKSTISSIKAVLLDVEERSVTSHLVKYWLEKLKDVLYDADDLLDDFSTETLRKDLMAGNKLMKEVRLFFSSSNHFAYGLKMGQKIKAIKARLASIESEANTFGCMVRDRLVETSFMIKKRQQTHSFVSKDKIIGRDDDKAALLKLMLEFESEENVYIIPVVEFGRLGKTALAQFVYNDKMNEEREEWVSLKELLVGGAKGSRIIVTTRSFKVVKITSKCQPHVLKGLSDDDAWSLFKEIAFEQRYADSTNSAFVEIGKQILERCSEVPLVIRTIASTLSYKETEEEWHSFRDNELVRIPQNEGKILTTLKLSYDHLPSHLKHCFAYCRLYPKDLVIDVLTLVQFWIAQGFVKQLNQSQSLEEIGFGYFKDLVERSFLQEVEGIYRMKGLYWVKEQACKMHDLMHDLAETVAGMESSIVDSNKIASNVGKKCCHCWEETEQPKQSESTINVLSFPITPVKNYGKHNSTKYVL; encoded by the exons ATGGCCGAAGCAATTGCTTTCGACATTGCTGCAGAGCTCATTATTAAGTTGAGCTCTCGTGTTCTCTCTCAAATTTGGTTGTGGTGGAATCTCAAAGACGACCTCGACGACCTCAAAAGCACCATCTCCTCAATCAAAGCTGTGCTTCTTGACGTTGAAGAGCGATCCGTGACCAGCCATCTCGTCAAATATTGGCTTGAAAAGCTGAAAGATGTACTTTATGATGCTGACGACTTGCTCGATGATTTCTCTACCGAAACTTTGCGGAAAGATCTAATGGCTGGGAACAAGCTGATGAAAGAGGTACGCCttttcttttcaagctcaaatCACTTTGCTTACGGTCTCAAAATGGGTCAGAAAATTAAGGCCATTAAGGCGAGGTTAGCTTCAATTGAAAGTGAGGCCAACACTTTTGGCTGCATGGTGCGTGACCGCCTAGTGGAAACCTCTTTCATGATTAAAAAGAGACAGCAAACACACTCTTTTGTGAGTAAAGATAAAATAATAGGGAGGGATGATGATAAAGCGGCTCTTCTAAAACTCATGTTAGAGTTTGAAAGTGAAGAGAACGTTTACATCATTCCAGTTGTGGAGTTTGGAAGGTTAGGGAAGACTGCATTGGCGCAGTttgtttataatgataaaatg AATGAAGAGAGGGAAGAATGGGTTAGTTTAAAAGAGTTATTGGTAGGTGGGGCTAAAGGAAGTAGGATAATAGTAACTACTCGCTCTTTTAAGGTAGTCAAGATCACTAGTAAATGTCAGCCACATGTTCTAAAAGGCTTGTCTGATGACGATGCTTGGTCTTTGTTCAAAGAAATAGCATTTGAGCAAAGATATGCAGACTCAACAAATTCAGCCTTTGTGGAAATAGGAAAACAGATTTTGGAAAGGTGTAGTGAGGTTCCCTTAGTCATAAGGACGATAGCAAGTACATTATCTTACAAAGAAACTGAAGAGGAGTGGCATTCTTTTAGAGATAATGAACTTGTTAGAATACCTCAAAACGAAGGTAAAATTCTAACTACACTTAAGTTAAGCTATGATCATCTCCCATCCCATTTGAAGCATTGCTTTGCCTATTGCCGACTTTATCCAAAAGATCTTGTGATTGATGTGCTAACACTTGTTCAGTTTTGGATTGCACAAGGTTTCGTAAAGCAATTGAATCAAAGTCAATCTCTTGAGGAGATCGGGTTTGGATATTTTAAAGATTTAGTTGAAAGAAGTTTTTTGCAAGAGGTAGAAGGAATATATCGGATGAAAGGACTATACTGGGTGAAAGAACAAGCATGTAAAATGCATGATTTAATGCATGATCTAGCTGAAACAGTAGCAGGGATGGAGAGTAGCATTGTAGATTCAAATAAAATTGCAAGTAATGTTGGTAAAAAATGTTGTcattgttgggaagaaaccgaacaaccgaaacaaagcgaaagcacaatcAATGTTCTTTCTTTCCCTATAACTCCTgtaaaaaattatggcaagcacaatagcacaaaaTATGTTCTCTAG
- the LOC107935770 gene encoding putative disease resistance protein RGA4: MNGSFFFDKSKKTKTLNMWQKIWVSHIVGPTPNSHISIKPLLIPLFKGKKLRTLLHFPSMKAQNLGDETWNLIIANCRCLRALELNALNLKTIPRSIYKLKHLRYLDLTNNHGLKILPKSICKIQNLLVLKLDGCFQLEELPKKIENLVNLTHLAYRGCFGLTHMPRGIGKLTSLETLSRFVVDKDGSHDGADLSELSGLNNLREKLKIINLGFVKNAKEKFRAANLKEKQHLVSLVLKWNGGNDDDDKSLEDLQPHPNLKELCIRGWRGDAKFPSWLSLLTKLVDITIGCPSNFKHLPSFAKLPCLQQLKISNLTELECMDDNGPNGRQGITEPFFPSLKVLCLEYCQNMKSWWRTTEAIGDDSNEDDMTVMGTWTKAFPCLSSLEIENCPLTSMPLYPLLDDKLKLVNTSSRPLKQTMKMNITSRTPSSSTSSLPLSKLKSFHVENIEGLDTRILDKWLQHQTNRRCLSLFDLPNLTSLPDKMRCLTNLQMLHIQEIPQLKERCRKEIGTDWHKIAHNPDIRL; the protein is encoded by the coding sequence ATGaatggttcttttttttttgacaaatctAAGAAGACAAAGACATTAAATATgtggcagaaaatatgggtttcccacatagtgggacccacacCTAACAGTCACATATCAATTAAACCTTTATTAATTCCTTTGTTTAAAGGAAAGAAGTTGCGAACCTTATTACACTTTCCAAGCATGAAAGCTCAAAATTTGGGTGATGAAACTTGGAATTTGATAATTGCAAATTGTAGATGCTTGCGTGCATTAGAATTGAATGCTTTAAATCTTAAGACGATTCCACGCTCCATTTACAAGTTGAAGCATTTGAGGTACCTTGATCTTACAAACAATCATGGTCTTAAGATTCTTCCAAAGAGTATTTGCAAGATACAGAATTTGCTAGTGCTGAAACTTGATGGGTGTTTTCAGCTTGAAGAATTGCCAAAGaagattgaaaatttggtgaATCTTACCCATCTTGCGTATCGCGGTTGTTTTGGCTTAACTCATATGCCACGAGGAATAGGGAAGCTGACTTCCCTTGAGACGTTAAGCAGGTTTGTAGTGGATAAAGATGGCTCACATGACGGTGCAGATCTAAGTGAATTGAGTGGGCTTAACAACTTGAGGGAAAagctaaaaataataaatctagGATTTGTGAAAAATGCCAAAGAGAAGTTTAGGGCTGCTAATTTGAAAGAGAAGCAACATTTGGTGTCATTGGTTTTAAAATGGAATGGTGGCAATGATGATGATGACAAGTCACTTGAAGACCTCCAGCCCCACCCTAATCTCAAGGAGCTCTGTATTCGAGGATGGAGGGGTGATGCCAAGTTTCCAAGTTGGCTTTCTTTGCTCACAAAACTCGTTGATATTACCATAGGGTGTCCCAGTAATTTCAAACATCTCCCATCCTTTGCTAAATTGCCTTGTCTTCAACAGCTGAAGATATCTAATTTAACTGAGCTCGAATGCATGGATGATAATGGCCCCAATGGAAGACAAGGAATCACAGAACCATTCTTCCCGTCGCTTAAGGTTCTCTGTCTCGAGTACTGCCAAAATATGAAGAGCTGGTGGAGGACAACAGAAGCAATTGGTGATGATTCCAACGAGGACGACATGACAGTTATGGGAACATGGACAAAAGCATTTCCTTGTCTTTCCTCTTTAGAAATTGAAAATTGCCCTTTGACTTCAATGCCGTTGTATCCTTTACTCGATGATAAGCTAAAGTTGGTGAATACCAGTTCAAGGCCGTTAAAGCAGACCATGAAGATGAACATCACTAGCAGGACCCCATCAAGTTCAACCTCTTCTCTTCCTCTCTCCAAATTGAAATCTTTCCATGTAGAGAATATTGAGGGACTGGACACTCGCATACTAGATAAGTGGCTTCAACATCAAACAAATCGGCGATGTCTTTCTCTCTTTGATTTGCCCAATTTAACATCGCTTCCGGACAAGATGCGTTGCCTAACCAATTTGCAAATGTTACATATACAAGAAATTCCCCAGTTGAAGGAAAGATGTCGGAAGGAAATTGGCACTGATTGGCATAAGATTGCTCACAACCCGGACATTCGGTTGTAA
- the LOC107935754 gene encoding putative disease resistance protein RGA1 translates to MAEAIASDIAAELVIKLSSRAFSQIGLWWNLKDDLNDLKRTVSTIKAVLLDAEEKSVTNNLVKVWLEELKDVLYDADDLLDDFSTEALRNDLMGGNKLMKEVRLFFSSSNHFAYGLKMGLKIKAIKARLASIGSEANTFGFTVRDRPVETSFMTKKRQKTHSFKDKIIGREDDKAALLKLVLEFESEENVYSIPIVGFGGLGKTALAQFVYNDKMVYDYFELRMWVAKVTSKCQPHVLKGLSDDDAWSLFKEIAFEQRYSDLTNSAFVEIGKQILERCSGVPLVIKAIASTLSYKETEKEWSSFKDNELVTISQNDGKILSTLKLSYDNLPSHLKHCFAYCRLYPKDHQIHVKTLIQFWIAQGFIKQLNPSQSFQEIGFGYFKDLVERSLFQEILPHSICKIQNLLALKLDCCSRLQELPKKIEKLVNLTHLACRGCSDLTHMPRGIGKLSSLETLSMFVVDKDGSHGGADLSELSALNNLREDLTIKNLGFVQNAKEKFKAANLKEKQRLRLLVLEWNGDNDDDDKSLEDLQPHPNLKELCIRGWRGDAKFPSWISLLTNLVDISIYGPSKFKHLPSFAQFPFLQQLKIFDLTELECMDDNGPKGSQGESESFFPSLKYLRLHNCPNMKSWWRKRSIDDSTRTTQQLWEHQPWHFLVFPL, encoded by the exons ATGGCCGAAGCAATTGCTTCTGACATCGCCGCAGAGCTCGTTATTAAGTTGAGCTCTCGTGCTTTCTCTCAAATTGGACTGTGGTGGAATCTCAAAGATGACCTCAATGATCTCAAACGCACCGTCTCCACAATCAAAGCTGTGCTTCTTGACGCAGAAGAGAAATCGGTGACCAACAATCTCGTCAAAGTTTGGCTTGAAGAGCTGAAAGATGTACTTTATGATGCCGATGACTTGCTTGATGATTTCTCTACCGAAGCTTTGCGGAATGATCTAATGGGTGGGAACAAGCTGATGAAAGAGGTACGCCTTTTCTTCTCAAGCTCAAATCATTTTGCTTACGGTCTCAAAATGGGCCTGAAAATTAAGGCTATTAAGGCCAGATTAGCTTCAATTGGAAGTGAGGCCAACACTTTTGGCTTCACGGTGCGTGACCGCCCTGTGGAAACCTCTTTCATGACTAAAAAGAGGCAGAAAACGCACtcttttaaagataaaataataggGAGGGAAGATGATAAAGCGGCTCTTCTAAAACTCGTGTTAGAGTTTGAAAGTGAAGAGAATGTTTACAGCATTCCAATTGTGGGGTTTGGAGGGTTAGGGAAGACTGCTTTAGCGCAATttgtttataatgataaaatggTCTATGATTATTTTGAATTGAGGATGTGG GTAGCCAAGGTCACTAGTAAATGTCAGCCTCATGTTCTAAAAGGCTTGTCTGATGACGATGCTTGGTCTTTGTTCAAAGAAATAGCATTTGAGCAAAGATATTCAGACTTAACAAATTCAGCCTTTGTGGAAATAGGAAAACAGATTTTGGAAAGGTGTAGTGGGGTTCCCTTAGTCATAAAGGCAATAGCAAGTACATTATCTTACAAAGAAACTGAAAAGGAGTGGTCTTCTTTCAAAGATAATGAACTTGTTACAATATCGCAGAATGATGGTAAAATTCTATCTACACTTAAGTTGAGCTATGATAATCTCCCTTCCCATTTGAAGCATTGTTTTGCTTATTGCCGACTGTATCCAAAAGATCATCAAATTCATGTAAAGACTCTTATTCAATTTTGGATTGCACAAGGTTTCATAAAACAATTGAATCCAAGTCAATCTTTTCAGGAGATCGGGTTTGGGTATTTTAAAGATTTAGTTGAGAGAAGTTTGTTTCAAGAG ATTCTCCCACATAGTATTTGCAAGATTCAGAATTTGCTAGCGCTGAAACTTGACTGCTGTTCTCGGCTTCAAGAATTGCCAAAGAAGATAGAAAAATTGGTGAATCTTACCCATCTTGCGTGTCGTGGTTGTAGTGATTTAACTCATATGCCACGTGGAATAGGAAAGCTGAGTTCCCTTGAAACGTTAAGCATGTTTGTAGTGGATAAAGATGGGTCCCACGGCGGTGCAGATCTAAGTGAATTGAGTGCGCTTAACAATTTAAGGGAAGACCtaacaataaaaaatttgggATTCGTACAAAATGCAAAAGAGAAGTTTAAGGCTGCTAATTTGAAAGAGAAGCAACGTTTGAGATTGTTGGTTTTAGAATGGAATGGTGATAACGATGATGATGACAAGTCACTTGAAGACCTCCAGCCCCATCCTAATCTCAAGGAGCTCTGTATTCGAGGATGGAGGGGTGATGCCAAGTTTCCAAGTTGGATTTCTTTGCTCACAAATCTCGTCGATATTTCCATATATGGTCCTAGTAAATTCAAACATCTCCCATCTTTTGCTCAATTTCCTTTTCTTCAACAGCTGAAGATATTTGATTTAACTGAGCTGGAGTGCATGGATGATAATGGCCCAAAAGGAAGTCAAGGAGAATCAGAATCATTCTTCCCATCGCTCAAGTATCTTCGCCTCCATAATTGCCCAAATATGAAGAGTTGGTGGCGGAAAAGGTCGATTGATGATTCAACGAGGACGACACAACAGTTATGGGAACATCAACCATGGCATTTCCTTGTCTTTCCTCTTTAA
- the LOC107935753 gene encoding putative disease resistance protein RGA3 produces MAEAIAFDIAAELVTKLSSRALSQIGLWWNLKDDLDDLKRTVSTIKAVLLDAEEKSVTNNLVKVWLEELKDVLYDADDLLDDFSTEALQNDLMGGNKLMKEVRLFFSSSNQFAYGLKMGLKIKAIKARLASIGSEANTFGFMVRDRPVETSFMTKKRQKTHSFKDKIIGREDDKAALLKLVLEFESEENVYIIPIVGFGGLGKTALAQFVYNDKMVYDYFELRMWVCVSDVFDVKIIVENIIKSITGQAPDQNLEMDQLQKQLRDKIGGKKYLLVLDDIWNEEREEWVSLKELLVGGAKGSRIIITTRSFKVAKITSKCQPHVLKGLSDDDAWSLFKEIAFEQRHADSTNSAFVEIGKQILERCSGVPLVIRTIACTLSYKETEKEWSSFEDNELVRISQNDGKILPTLKLSYDHLPSHLKHCFAYCRLYPKDHEIHVQTLVQFWIAQGFVKQLNPIQSLEDTGFGYFKDFS; encoded by the coding sequence ATGGCAGAAGCAATTGCTTTTGACATCGCCGCAGAGCTCGTTACTAAGTTGAGCTCTCGTGCTCTCTCTCAAATTGGACTGTGGTGGAATCTCAAAGATGACCTCGATGATCTCAAACGCACCGTCTCCACAATCAAAGCTGTGCTTCTTGACGCAGAAGAGAAATCGGTGACCAACAATCTCGTCAAAGTTTGGCTTGAAGAGCTGAAAGATGTACTTTATGATGCCGATGACTTGCTTGATGATTTCTCTACCGAAGCTTTGCAGAATGATCTAATGGGTGGGAACAAGCTGATGAAAGAGGTACGCCTTTTCTTCTCAAGCTCAAATCAGTTTGCTTACGGTCTCAAAATGGGCCTGAAAATTAAGGCTATTAAGGCCAGATTAGCTTCAATTGGCAGTGAGGCCAACACTTTTGGCTTCATGGTGCGTGACCGCCCCGTGGAAACCTCTTTCATGACTAAAAAGAGGCAGAAAACGCACTCTTTTAAAGACAAAATAATAGGGAGGGAAGATGATAAAGCGGCTCTTCTAAAACTCGTGTTAGAGTTTGAAAGTGAAGAGAATGTTTACATCATTCCAATTGTGGGGTTCGGAGGGTTAGGGAAGACTGCGTTGGCGCAGTttgtttataatgataaaatggTCTATGATTATTTTGAATTGAGGATGTGGGTGTGTGTTTCAGATGTTTTTGATGTCAAAATAATTGTAGAAAACATTATCAAATCTATAACTGGCCAAGCACCAGATCAAAATCTCGAAATGGACCAATTGCAAAAACAACTTCGAGATAAAATTGGTGGAAAAAAGTATTTGCTTGTTTTGGATGACATTTGGAATGAAGAGAGGGAAGAATGGGTTAGTTTAAAAGAGCTATTGGTAGGAGGGGCTAAAGGAAGTAGGATAATAATAACTACTCGCTCTTTTAAGGTAGCCAAGATCACTAGTAAATGTCAGCCTCATGTTCTAAAAGGCTTGTCTGATGACGATGCTTGGTCTTTGTTCAAAGAAATAGCATTTGAGCAAAGACATGCAGACTCAACAAATTCAGCCTTTGTGGAAATAGGAAAACAGATTTTGGAAAGGTGTAGTGGGGTTCCCTTAGTCATAAGGACGATAGCATGTACATTATCTTACAAAGAAACTGAAAAGGAGTGGTCTTCTTTCGAAGATAATGAACTTGTTAGAATATCTCAGAATGATGGTAAAATTCTACCTACACTTAAGTTGAGCTATGatcatcttccatcccatttgaagCATTGCTTTGCTTACTGCCGACTGTATCCAAAAGATCATGAAATTCATGTACAAACTCTTGTTCAATTTTGGATTGCACAAGGTTTTGTAAAGCAATTGAATCCAATTCAATCTCTGGAGGATACCGGGTTTGGATATTTTAAAGACTTTAGTTGA
- the LOC121210118 gene encoding putative disease resistance protein RGA1 translates to MHDLMHDLAELVAGSEISIVDSNNIASKDGEKCRHISIDPSLIHLFKGKKLRTLLLFRNVRTKNLADEIWDLIIANCRCLRVLKLDYFKLEKIPRSIYKLKHLRYLDLSHNSRLRILPKSICKIQNLQVLKLDWCLRVEELPKKMEKLVNLTHFGCKSCYELTHMPCGIGKLSSLETLSMFVVDKDGSHGGADLSELRGLNNLRGELEITNLGFVKNAKEKFKAANLKEKQYLRSLVLEWNVDIDDEDDDDEKSLEDLQPHPNLKELCIGGWRGDAKFPSWLSLLTDLVHIKIWGPSNFKHLPAFSQFPCLQQLEIHGCTELEYMDDNSPKGSQGEPGSFFPSLKYLCLENCPNMKSWWRKRSTDDSNEDDTTVMAFPCLSSLKIENCLLTSMPLYPSLDDKLELVNTSSRPLKQTMKMNMNAKTPSSSTSSLPLSKLKSFHVDNNEGLDTHTLDECLQHLTSLKRLEIWNCKEVDLEGMHWESLKNLSHLMINNIPQLVSLPLGLQHLVQLKTLKILNCSGLRSLFPVLEHLTFLEDFEVRDCKELELSAADFRIFQDHTSLRYLSLVMIPKCRHLPDWLQEFHKNRRNSPIEGKM, encoded by the coding sequence ATGCATGATTTAATGCATGATCTAGCTGAATTAGTAGCAGGGTCAGAGATTAGTATTGTAGATTCAAATAATATTGCAAGTAAGGATGGTGAAAAATGTCGCCACATATCAATCGATCCTTCATTAATACATTTGTTTAAGGGAAAGAAGTTGCGAACCTTATTACTGTTTCGAAACGTGAGAACTAAAAATTTGGCTGACGAAATTTGGGATTTGATAATTGCAAATTGTAGATGTTTGCGTGTATTAAAATTGGATTATTTTAAACTTGAGAAGATTCCACGCTCAATTTACAAGTTGAAGCATTTGAGGTACCTTGATCTTTCTCACAATTCCCGTCTTAGGATTCTTCCAAAGAGTATTTGTAAGATACAAAATTTGCAAGTGCTGAAACTTGACTGGTGTCTTCGGGTTGAAGAATTACCGAAGAAGATGGAAAAATTGGTGAATCTTACCCATTTTGGGTGTAAAAGTTGTTATGAATTAACTCATATGCCATGTGGAATAGGAAAGTTGAGTTCCCTTGAAACGTTAAGCATGTTTGTAGTGGATAAAGATGGTTCCCATGGCGGTGCAGATCTAAGTGAATTGAGAGGACTTAACAACTTAAGGGGGGAGCTAGAAATAACAAATTTGGGATTCGTAAAAAATGCAAAAGAGAAGTTTAAAGCTGCTAATTTGAAAGAGAAGCAATATTTGAGATCGTTGGTTTTAGAATGGAATGttgatattgatgatgaagatgatgatgatgagaagTCACTTGAAGACCTCCAGCCCCATCCTAATCTCAAGGAGCTCTGTATTGGAGGATGGAGGGGTGATGCCAAATTTCCAAGTTGGCTTTCTTTGCTCACAGATCTTGTCCATATTAAAATATGGGGTCCTAGTAATTTCAAACATCTTCCGGCCTTTTCTCAATTTCCTTGTCTTCAACAGCTGGAGATTCATGGTTGTACTGAGCTAGAGTACATGGATGATAATAGCCCAAAAGGAAGTCAAGGAGAACCAGGATCATTTTTCCCATCGCTTAAATATCTTTGCCTCGAGAATTGCCCAAATATGAAGAGTTGGTGGAGGAAAAGGTCAACTGATGATTCCAACGAGGACGACACAACAGTAATGGCATTTCCTTGTCTTTCctctttaaaaattgaaaattgccTTTTGACTTCAATGCCATTGTATCCTTCACTCGATGATAAGCTAGAGTTGGTGAATACCAGTTCGAGGCCGTTAAAGCAGACTATGAAGATGAACATGAATGCTAAGACCCCATCAAGTTCAACCTCTTCTCTTCCTCTCTCCAAATTGAAATCTTTCCATGTAGACAACAATGAGGGACTGGACACTCACACGCTAGATGAGTGCCTGCAACATCTCACCAGTCTCAAAAGATTAGAAATTTGGAATTGCAAGGAGGTTGACTTAGAGGGCATGCACTGGGAATCCCTTAAGAATCTCTCTCATTTGATGATAAATAATATTCCACAGCTGGTGTCTCTCCCCCTTGGGCTTCAACATCTTGTTCaattgaaaacattaaaaatccTTAATTGCAGTGGATTGAGGTCGCTCTTTCCTGTGTTGGAACATCTCACTTTCCTTGAGGATTTTGAAGTGAGGGACTGCAAGGAGCTGGAGCTATCAGCAGCTGACTTCCGAATATTCCAAGATCATACAAGCCTACGCTACCTATCGCTGGTAATGATTCCAAAATGTCGGCATCTTCCGGATTGGCTTCAAGAATTCCATAAAAATAGGAGAAACTCCCCAATTGAGGGAAAGATGTAA